The Gehongia tenuis sequence AGAGGCACATGATAGCGATCCGTAAGCGACTTCATCTTCAATGCCGTTTGATAAAAGGCCAGGGACCCCAGATCCTTTTCCCGAAGCTGGACCATGGTCACGCCGCCCTGCAGTGCCCTTTCCACCTGGCTGAACAGATTTTCCCGGGGGCACAGCTCGCTGTCCGTGACCAAATATAGAGCGTAGTTATACGGTATCCTCATAGACTTTCCCTCTTTCCAGAAGCGTTGAGGCATCCATGGCAAAGATGGCGTCGAATAGTTTTTGCTGGAAGGTGCCCACGCCCGCGCCCAGAGTCATGACGGCTTCATAGGCCATCTCCCCCGCGATACCCATGGCTGCGGTCGCTCCAATGGCGGCGGCAAGATAGCCCTCCTTGCCGGCAGCGGCGGCATAAGCCGCCGTCATGGTGCTCAGCATGCAGCCGGTGCCGGTGACATAGGCCATCATGGAATGCCCGTTTTCAATATGATACACCCTCCGGCCGTCGGAGACAAGATCCTTCACGCCGGTGGCAACCACCACAGCGTTCAAATCCTTGGCGATATCCCGCAGCATTTTGGCCGAGGTTCCAATCCCCGCGCTGTCCTCGGCGGCCGCATCCACCCCCTTGGTGGAAGCGGCAAGTCCGCCCAAGGTACGGACTTCCGACATATTGCCCCGAATAATATCCGGTTTTACTTCCTTTAAAATCCTCTCCGCTGTGCGGTTGCGCAAGGAGGTAGCTCCCGCGCCCACCGGGTCGAAGATTACCGGCGTGCCCAGGGACTTCGCTTTTTTGCCCGCAAGCACCATGGCTTCCACGTTGTCCACCGTGCCGATATTGAGCACCAGCGCCTTGGCAAAGGACGCCACCTCCTCCACCTCCGCAACGTTTTGCGCCATGATGGGGGAAGCTCCGCAAGCGAGTACGATGTTCGCACAGCCGTTGACCGTCACATAATTGGTGATGCAATGCACGATGGGCTTGAGACCAGGGATGGCCTGAAGTATCCGGCCAGCGTTCTGCAGCATGATCCTATCCTTATCCATCCTTTATGCCTCCCAGCCCATTTTCTGATAGAGTTCGTAAAAATGGTGGGTGGGGCCCACGCCCTTACCCAGCTCG is a genomic window containing:
- the thiM gene encoding hydroxyethylthiazole kinase; this translates as MDKDRIMLQNAGRILQAIPGLKPIVHCITNYVTVNGCANIVLACGASPIMAQNVAEVEEVASFAKALVLNIGTVDNVEAMVLAGKKAKSLGTPVIFDPVGAGATSLRNRTAERILKEVKPDIIRGNMSEVRTLGGLAASTKGVDAAAEDSAGIGTSAKMLRDIAKDLNAVVVATGVKDLVSDGRRVYHIENGHSMMAYVTGTGCMLSTMTAAYAAAAGKEGYLAAAIGATAAMGIAGEMAYEAVMTLGAGVGTFQQKLFDAIFAMDASTLLERGKVYEDTV